Proteins from a single region of Strix aluco isolate bStrAlu1 chromosome 5, bStrAlu1.hap1, whole genome shotgun sequence:
- the PHF5A gene encoding PHD finger-like domain-containing protein 5A isoform X1, which translates to MAKHHPDLIFCRKQAGVAIGRLCEKCDGKCVICDSYVRPCTLVRICDECNYGSYQGRCVICGGPGVSDAYYCKECTIQEKDMPSPAHPNDIQEHTEKMVQIDLEKHAHLDPPHHVASPAQEQVSMEQLGCSFYSG; encoded by the exons ATGGCCAAGCACCACCCGGACCTCATCTTCTGCCGCAAGCAGGCGGGCGTGG caATCGGAAGACTTTGTGAAAAAT GTGATGGCAAGTGCGTGATCTGCGACTCCTATGTGCGGCCCTGCACTCTTGTGCGCATATGTGATGAGTGCAACTATGGCTCGTACCAAGGGCGCTGTGTGATCTGCGGAGGTCCGGGAGTGTCTGATGCCTACTACTGCAAGGAGTGTACCATCCAGGAAAAAGAC ATGCCCTCTCCAGCACATCCTAATGACATTCAAGAACACACTGAGAAAATGGTTCAGATTGATTTAGAGAAACATGCGCATCTGG ACCCTCCCCACCATGTTGCATCTCCTGCACAGGAGCAGGTATCAATGGAGCAACTTGGGTGCAGTTTCTACAGCGGCTGA
- the PHF5A gene encoding PHD finger-like domain-containing protein 5A isoform X3 — MAKHHPDLIFCRKQAGVAIGRLCEKCDGKCVICDSYVRPCTLVRICDECNYGSYQGRCVICGGPGVSDAYYCKECTIQEKDRDGCPKIVNLGSSKTDLFYERKKYGFKKR; from the exons ATGGCCAAGCACCACCCGGACCTCATCTTCTGCCGCAAGCAGGCGGGCGTGG caATCGGAAGACTTTGTGAAAAAT GTGATGGCAAGTGCGTGATCTGCGACTCCTATGTGCGGCCCTGCACTCTTGTGCGCATATGTGATGAGTGCAACTATGGCTCGTACCAAGGGCGCTGTGTGATCTGCGGAGGTCCGGGAGTGTCTGATGCCTACTACTGCAAGGAGTGTACCATCCAGGAAAAAGAC AGAGATGGTTGCCCTAAGATTGTCAACCTGGGCAGTTCCAAGACAGATCTCTTCTATGAAAGGAAAAAGTATGGCTTCAAGAAGAGGTGA
- the PHF5A gene encoding PHD finger-like domain-containing protein 5A isoform X2 has protein sequence MAKHHPDLIFCRKQAGVAIGRLCEKCDGKCVICDSYVRPCTLVRICDECNYGSYQGRCVICGGPGVSDAYYCKECTIQEKDMPSPAHPNDIQEHTEKMVQIDLEKHAHLERWLP, from the exons ATGGCCAAGCACCACCCGGACCTCATCTTCTGCCGCAAGCAGGCGGGCGTGG caATCGGAAGACTTTGTGAAAAAT GTGATGGCAAGTGCGTGATCTGCGACTCCTATGTGCGGCCCTGCACTCTTGTGCGCATATGTGATGAGTGCAACTATGGCTCGTACCAAGGGCGCTGTGTGATCTGCGGAGGTCCGGGAGTGTCTGATGCCTACTACTGCAAGGAGTGTACCATCCAGGAAAAAGAC ATGCCCTCTCCAGCACATCCTAATGACATTCAAGAACACACTGAGAAAATGGTTCAGATTGATTTAGAGAAACATGCGCATCTGG AGAGATGGTTGCCCTAA